From Marmota flaviventris isolate mMarFla1 unplaced genomic scaffold, mMarFla1.hap1 Scaffold_44, whole genome shotgun sequence, the proteins below share one genomic window:
- the LOC139704188 gene encoding ankyrin repeat domain-containing protein 26-like gives MTSEEEHKSFDDAQCIQSQVSPSDGTENKLLHKYHKKKDEVSMKRLGIDIVKYQNQEKKCFENTEILREKNTSLPWTQKLNEETLMEIFQDNEQLGIWKVESTLQNFTPESEKQSTERTETDVKSHPARSGPAPPHHGESPTPKRNLELAFQRGRDKDFSSQEKKNIDVSNLNGSSQISSQQVPKSKVKTSDLENELHQTRVMTLATDQVNRHLKQRQCQLKEMEHRYQNEERKRNEHLRKQEASKEKVSKLQRETTLREDQLHDYQNKGENKIDGIINVQTQFYDVIKNFKLRMTDIISCWKTNICN, from the exons ATGACTTCAGAGGAAGAGCACAAAAGTTTTGATGACGCTCAAtgtatccagtctcag GTTTCTCCTAGTGACGGGACAGAGAACAAGCTATTGCATAAATATCACAAGAAGAAGGATGAGGTCTCTATGAAAAGACTGGGAATAGACATAGTAAAATATCAGAACCAGGAAAAGAAGTGCTTTGAGAATactgaaattttaagagaaaagaatacCAGCCTTCCATGGACACAAAAATTGAATGAGGAAACACTTATGGAAATATTTCAGGACAATGAACAGTTGGGTATTTGGAAAGTTGAGAGTACATTGCAAAATTTCACACCTGAGAgtgaaaaacaaagcacagaaagaACAGAAACAGATGTCAAATCTCACCCTGCCAGATCTGGTCCTGCTCCACCCCATCATGGTGAAAGTCCAACACCAAAAAGAAATCTAGAACTTGCTTTCCAGAGAGGCAGAGATAAAGACTTTAgttcacaggaaaaaaagaatattgatgtATCTAACCTAAACGGTAGTAGTCAGATTTCTTCCCAACAGGTTCCAAAGTCTAAAGTAAAAACAAGTGACCTAGAAAACGAGCTGCATCAGACAAGAGTAATGACTTTGGCTACAGATCAAGTAAACAGACACCTAAAACAAAGACAGTGCCAACTGAAGGAGATGGAACACAGGtatcaaaatgaagaaagaaaaaggaatgaacacCTCAGAAAGCAGGAAGCTTCTAAAGAGAAGGTATCTAAACTACAAAGAGAAACTACATTGCGTGAAGACCAATTGCATGACTATCAGaacaaaggtgaaaataaaatagatggaaTTATTAATGTCCAAACCCAATTTTATGATGTTATAAAAAACTTCAAGCTCAGAATGACAGATATCATCTCATGctggaaaacaaatatttgtaattaa